A single region of the Gemmatimonadaceae bacterium genome encodes:
- a CDS encoding tRNA (cytidine(34)-2'-O)-methyltransferase, with product MSIHVVLVHPEIHWNTGNAGRTCLATGATLHLVEPLGFSLDEREVKRAGLDYWEHVDLRTWPSWAEFEAALPTIGEPFFFSTKAARLYWDAPLGAAHDVVLVFGRETGGLPAELHTRYADRLVGMPMASPLVRSLNLSTSVALGVYEVLRQRRVGGVPG from the coding sequence GTGTCGATCCACGTCGTCCTCGTTCACCCCGAGATCCACTGGAACACCGGCAACGCCGGGCGTACCTGCCTGGCGACCGGGGCCACGTTGCACCTGGTAGAGCCGCTGGGCTTCTCGCTCGACGAGCGCGAGGTGAAGCGCGCAGGGCTCGACTACTGGGAGCACGTGGACCTGCGCACGTGGCCGTCGTGGGCGGAGTTCGAGGCTGCGCTGCCGACGATCGGCGAGCCGTTCTTCTTCTCCACCAAGGCGGCGCGCCTGTACTGGGACGCCCCGTTAGGCGCGGCGCACGACGTCGTCCTGGTATTCGGGCGCGAGACGGGCGGCTTGCCCGCTGAGCTGCACACGCGGTACGCGGACCGCTTGGTGGGGATGCCGATGGCGTCGCCGCTGGTGCGATCGCTCAACCTGTCGACGAGCGTGGCGCTGGGCGTCTACGAGGTGTTGCGGCAGCGGCGGGTCGGCGGAGTTCCTGGCTGA
- a CDS encoding TIGR03067 domain-containing protein, which produces MLDGTWKATEATMGGQPFPPPVLAMMTLTISGGGTAYRVQVGPQLDVGTTTVDDTQTPRAMDIAGVEGPNAGKIIPAIYDLGGDTLRVCYDLSCQGRPSAFASAAGTQQFLVTYQRAAS; this is translated from the coding sequence ATGCTCGATGGGACCTGGAAGGCGACCGAGGCGACGATGGGGGGGCAGCCGTTTCCGCCGCCGGTCCTCGCGATGATGACGCTGACCATCAGCGGGGGTGGGACGGCGTACCGCGTGCAAGTGGGGCCGCAGCTCGATGTGGGGACGACGACGGTCGACGACACGCAGACGCCGCGTGCGATGGACATTGCCGGGGTGGAGGGGCCCAACGCGGGGAAGATCATCCCGGCCATCTATGACCTGGGCGGGGATACCCTTCGCGTCTGCTATGACCTATCGTGCCAAGGTCGCCCGTCGGCGTTTGCCAGCGCCGCTGGGACGCAGCAATTTCTGGTGACCTACCAACGCGCAGCGAGCTGA
- a CDS encoding DUF4199 domain-containing protein produces MKKIVLTFGLIAGVIMASSMIIGLPFREQIGLDRGMVIGYTTMVLAFLMVYFGTRQYRDTVAGGSIGFGRAFAVSMAIVGVATVCYVATWEVIFFFVTPDYADAYAAHAIDKLRQAGAPAAQVAAKVKEMEEFKVMYRNPLINIAFTMLEPLPVGLLASLLSAWMLSRRRKVAAIATA; encoded by the coding sequence ATGAAGAAGATCGTCCTCACGTTCGGGCTCATCGCCGGCGTGATCATGGCGTCGTCGATGATCATCGGGCTCCCGTTCCGCGAGCAGATCGGGCTCGACCGCGGGATGGTCATCGGCTACACGACGATGGTGCTCGCCTTCCTGATGGTCTACTTCGGGACGCGGCAGTACCGCGACACGGTGGCCGGGGGGAGCATCGGTTTCGGTCGCGCCTTCGCGGTGTCGATGGCGATTGTCGGGGTGGCGACGGTGTGCTACGTCGCCACGTGGGAGGTCATCTTCTTCTTCGTGACGCCGGACTACGCGGACGCCTATGCGGCGCACGCGATCGACAAGTTGCGCCAGGCGGGTGCACCGGCGGCGCAGGTGGCGGCCAAGGTGAAGGAGATGGAGGAGTTCAAGGTCATGTACCGGAATCCGCTGATCAACATCGCCTTCACGATGCTGGAGCCGCTCCCGGTGGGACTGCTCGCCTCGCTTCTCTCGGCGTGGATGCTGAGTCGCAGGCGGAAGGTCGCCGCGATCGCCACCGCCTGA
- a CDS encoding response regulator transcription factor: protein MVRGQRTRAPGGGQRIQTGTLGGDARTRARHGQPRGVTGARLMRRLILLYGLLGGALIAALQLVEYRWLIVAHSVEIYGAIVATIFATVGIWLGRRLTRPAVAVETVVVREVEVVVPAPATFERNEAEVARLGITPRELEVLELIAEGLSNREIAERVHVSENTVKTHTSRVFDKLGAKRRTQAVQLGKDSRLIP, encoded by the coding sequence ATGGTACGCGGCCAACGCACCCGCGCGCCCGGCGGTGGACAGCGGATTCAAACTGGAACGTTAGGCGGCGATGCCAGGACCCGCGCCCGACACGGGCAACCACGCGGCGTGACAGGCGCTCGTCTCATGCGCCGGCTCATCCTCCTCTACGGCCTCCTCGGTGGGGCGCTCATCGCCGCGTTGCAGCTGGTAGAGTACCGCTGGCTCATCGTGGCGCATTCGGTCGAGATCTACGGCGCGATCGTGGCGACGATCTTCGCGACGGTGGGGATCTGGCTCGGCAGGCGACTCACCCGCCCTGCCGTGGCGGTGGAGACGGTGGTGGTACGCGAGGTGGAGGTCGTTGTCCCGGCGCCGGCAACCTTCGAGCGCAATGAAGCGGAGGTGGCGCGGCTCGGGATCACGCCGCGCGAGCTGGAGGTCCTCGAACTCATCGCCGAGGGGCTCAGCAACCGGGAGATCGCCGAGCGTGTGCACGTGAGCGAGAACACCGTGAAGACGCACACGAGCCGGGTGTTCGACAAGCTCGGGGCCAAGCGCCGAACGCAGGCGGTGCAGCTGGGAAAGGACTCCCGCCTGATTCCGTGA
- a CDS encoding alpha-hydroxy-acid oxidizing protein: MPTDPNSRRRFLAFLAGSPLLAAAGLDPRTFAALTGDKRVGDRTVLDLVDQVDRAAASQEPVIAKASEALNVFDFEPVARRNIPIAHWGYIMGGTDDDATIAANRAGFDRWVLRPRRLIDVSRIDAGVDWFGRRYPSPIVVNPVGSQKGFHKEGEVAVARAARARDHLMVLSTVSTTSIEEAMEARGGGVWFQLYPQGDWSMTKQMVQRAERAGAPAIVFTVDLLAGSNRETLVREARKDARECIKCHLGGPPLPGVSGRVDDRDNRRKPNLVGYQALPPQLEKGTFTWEFVDRLKQSTRMKVLLKGIVTEEDAALAVEHGVDGLFCSNHGGRAENSRRATVTSLPEVVKGTGGKIPVICDGGFRRGTDIFKAMALGAASTGIGRPYIWGLGAFGQEGVEAVLTILRREFELVMKQSGTTSLSQISMRHIAPA, encoded by the coding sequence ATGCCTACCGACCCCAACTCGCGCCGCCGCTTCCTCGCCTTCCTCGCGGGGAGTCCACTCCTTGCCGCGGCAGGACTCGACCCTCGGACCTTCGCCGCGCTCACCGGTGACAAGCGTGTCGGCGACCGCACCGTCCTCGACCTCGTTGACCAGGTCGACCGGGCGGCCGCGTCGCAGGAGCCGGTGATCGCCAAGGCGTCGGAGGCGCTCAACGTCTTCGACTTCGAACCGGTCGCGCGGCGGAACATCCCCATCGCGCATTGGGGCTACATCATGGGCGGGACCGATGACGACGCGACGATTGCCGCGAATCGTGCCGGCTTCGATCGCTGGGTGTTGCGCCCGCGCCGTCTCATCGACGTGAGTCGCATCGATGCCGGCGTGGACTGGTTCGGCCGCCGCTATCCCTCCCCGATCGTCGTCAACCCCGTGGGGAGCCAGAAGGGCTTCCACAAGGAGGGTGAGGTCGCGGTCGCGCGCGCGGCGCGGGCGAGGGATCACCTCATGGTGTTGTCGACCGTCTCCACCACCTCGATCGAGGAGGCGATGGAGGCGCGGGGCGGCGGCGTCTGGTTCCAGCTCTACCCGCAGGGCGACTGGTCGATGACTAAGCAGATGGTGCAGCGCGCCGAACGTGCCGGCGCCCCCGCCATTGTCTTCACGGTCGACCTGCTCGCCGGGAGCAATCGCGAGACGCTGGTGCGCGAGGCGCGCAAGGACGCGCGCGAGTGCATCAAGTGCCACCTGGGGGGGCCACCGCTCCCGGGCGTGAGCGGGCGCGTGGACGATCGCGACAACCGCCGCAAGCCCAACCTCGTCGGCTACCAGGCGCTCCCGCCGCAACTGGAGAAGGGGACCTTCACCTGGGAGTTTGTCGACCGGCTCAAGCAGTCGACGCGCATGAAGGTGCTCCTCAAGGGGATCGTCACCGAGGAGGATGCCGCGCTCGCCGTGGAGCACGGGGTCGATGGCTTGTTCTGCTCCAACCACGGCGGCCGCGCCGAGAATTCGCGCCGCGCCACCGTGACGTCGCTTCCCGAGGTGGTGAAGGGGACGGGCGGGAAGATCCCCGTGATCTGCGACGGTGGCTTCCGCCGCGGCACCGACATCTTCAAGGCGATGGCGTTAGGCGCCGCCTCCACGGGGATCGGGCGCCCCTACATCTGGGGGCTGGGCGCCTTTGGCCAGGAGGGCGTCGAGGCGGTGCTGACCATCCTGCGCCGCGAGTTCGAGCTGGTGATGAAACAGAGCGGAACGACAAGCCTGTCGCAGATCTCGATGCGCCACATTGCGCCGGCGTGA
- a CDS encoding M28 family peptidase → MTRHSPTSRRARRAAFILAACAGTLSGSLASALQAQAPTAPPVPAPRPRAWNALREADLKRDLFAMASPEMRGREGGSLDEMRASIWVAEQYARIGLKPMGENGSWFQWFNIVRTRVSPTASTATIGGRSLPVFGEIVANTVAPLEAAGTVLWLADAADTTVDVRGRIVATPVVTPPPASVRSTSYPTRVRYAEAAVQATTRTLARRGAAAILIVAGDSVDAAFDAISVQRARGSYDVDHATPRAAGASDRIAPLPQPGVGPTPSFLVRAAMGDMLRQQPTVALSIRLERFEVPSVNVIGGLRGTDPTLRDEWVLYSSHQDANGVRLLEGQDSVLAGADDNASVSVAEFAAARAMVAQRPRRSVLWVHHGSEERGLLGSRYHSAHPVVPISQIVAVLNGDMIGRNHPDTAALLGAQPPHRGSNDLVNWALAANAKTGKFVIDTLWDRPTHPEGWYFRSDHLPYARLGVPALMYTTNLHPDYHTAFDIPERIDYAKLLRMTQWMYLTGWYAANAPARPAVDSGFKLER, encoded by the coding sequence ATGACTCGCCACTCTCCGACCTCGCGCCGTGCCCGCCGCGCGGCATTCATCCTCGCCGCGTGCGCCGGCACGCTGTCTGGCTCCCTCGCCTCCGCGCTTCAGGCGCAAGCGCCGACCGCGCCGCCGGTGCCGGCGCCACGCCCGCGCGCGTGGAACGCGCTCCGCGAAGCCGACCTCAAGCGCGACCTCTTCGCCATGGCCTCGCCGGAGATGCGCGGGCGCGAAGGCGGATCGCTCGACGAGATGCGCGCCTCGATATGGGTCGCCGAACAGTACGCCCGCATCGGACTCAAGCCGATGGGAGAGAACGGGAGCTGGTTCCAGTGGTTCAACATCGTGCGTACGCGCGTGTCCCCCACGGCAAGCACGGCGACGATCGGCGGGCGGTCGCTGCCGGTCTTTGGGGAGATCGTGGCCAACACGGTCGCCCCGCTCGAAGCTGCGGGCACCGTGCTCTGGCTGGCCGACGCCGCCGACACCACCGTCGACGTACGCGGGCGCATCGTGGCGACCCCCGTCGTGACGCCGCCTCCAGCATCGGTGCGCTCGACGAGTTACCCCACACGCGTGCGCTACGCCGAGGCGGCGGTGCAGGCAACGACGCGCACGCTGGCGCGTCGCGGGGCAGCGGCGATCCTCATCGTGGCGGGCGACTCGGTGGACGCCGCCTTCGATGCGATCTCGGTGCAGCGGGCACGAGGGAGCTACGACGTCGATCATGCGACGCCGCGCGCCGCTGGCGCTTCGGATCGCATCGCACCACTCCCCCAGCCGGGAGTTGGACCCACGCCATCGTTCCTCGTACGCGCGGCAATGGGTGACATGCTCCGCCAGCAGCCCACGGTTGCGCTCTCCATCCGTCTCGAGCGCTTCGAGGTCCCGTCCGTAAACGTGATCGGCGGGCTGCGCGGGACCGACCCCACGTTGCGCGACGAGTGGGTGCTCTACAGCTCGCACCAGGACGCCAACGGCGTGCGACTGCTCGAGGGGCAGGACTCGGTGCTCGCCGGCGCCGACGACAACGCCTCGGTGTCGGTGGCCGAGTTCGCGGCGGCGCGGGCGATGGTCGCCCAGCGCCCCAGACGTTCCGTGCTTTGGGTTCACCACGGCTCCGAGGAACGGGGGCTGCTGGGGTCGCGCTATCACTCGGCGCATCCCGTCGTGCCGATCTCGCAGATCGTCGCCGTGCTCAATGGCGACATGATCGGGCGCAATCACCCCGACACCGCCGCACTGCTTGGCGCGCAGCCGCCGCATCGCGGGTCGAATGACCTGGTGAACTGGGCGCTCGCTGCCAATGCGAAGACGGGGAAGTTCGTGATCGATACGCTCTGGGATCGCCCCACGCATCCAGAGGGATGGTACTTCCGCAGCGACCATCTGCCATACGCGAGGCTTGGCGTGCCGGCGCTGATGTACACGACGAACCTGCACCCCGACTATCACACAGCCTTCGACATCCCCGAGCGCATCGACTACGCGAAGCTCCTGCGCATGACGCAGTGGATGTACCTCACCGGATGGTACGCGGCCAACGCACCCGCGCGCCCGGCGGTGGACAGCGGATTCAAACTGGAACGTTAG
- a CDS encoding carboxypeptidase regulatory-like domain-containing protein has product MTRRALASLAAQASLAALALLTLAPRTDLAAQVARGTVTDSASGGPLAGAVVSLQVGDSGDPFRRARVDVSGRYELAAPRPGAYVVTARAIGFARQQRTVMLNAGETVRTDFQLARNVVRVAAVRVAERSDCTAPDALAAGGAALWSDVWTALSATQLSEAAVSAAGIMRFRRELAPGSGLLRTESRQVQRGGQVAPFVAATAATLAREGFVRETDDGGLELFAPDAATVMASDFIRQHCFAITTSDSTASAPHLGLRFWPRRDFTARGIAGVFWLDAASRELRDITFGYPRLTAVGTASDSLGGSVRFAHASDGTWYVSQWRLRVPVMLQSGRTTDWRGRPMAGETHDSLVAVSEEGGVVFEDSSGTPLARLLGEVIAADGRAIPSAEVSLLGTSLRTRTDANGAFAIAPVIPGRYRLRVTSPGTDTATAAFHQVEVRVAELPGAPLRLAIPDARTQGAAVCAARRGRDAESLSLVGLVVEGGRAAALRALEARWMEYSTEGANGVLRGRTLVADFTTDSLGVFRICAVPPRASVSFRRAGAGGDDWSWPVTLGATLSVLQLTADSAGRIAAVAGAAPASVTMAQQQVERAAAVRLTGTVRLGDSSAVPLAEVELQLDADSSTTVRTTAEGSFVLDGVARGVHVITARRLGFAPRRTVVVVGSAAPPPLDIRLTRAAQRLSAVVVEGQSEAMEIAGGAFAARRTAGFGVFLGPEEMNARRGQGSLTNVIVAKVPGLEVVPLYRGTMSAGYGIATRRFRSLGKGQMQPCFAQVFIDGSRASGMQGEAFDFEQLGTLDIAAIEVYRGASETPNEFNGPSAACGTVVIWTRRR; this is encoded by the coding sequence ATGACGAGGCGCGCGCTGGCGTCGCTGGCGGCGCAGGCGTCGCTGGCGGCGTTGGCGCTGCTCACGCTCGCGCCGCGCACCGACCTCGCGGCGCAGGTGGCGCGCGGGACGGTGACCGACTCTGCCTCTGGCGGACCGCTGGCCGGCGCCGTGGTATCGCTGCAAGTCGGCGACAGCGGCGATCCTTTCCGACGAGCGCGCGTAGACGTCAGCGGACGCTACGAACTCGCGGCTCCGCGCCCCGGCGCGTACGTGGTGACGGCGCGCGCGATCGGATTCGCGCGACAGCAGCGCACCGTCATGCTCAACGCCGGTGAGACAGTACGCACCGACTTTCAGCTGGCACGCAACGTGGTGCGGGTGGCGGCGGTGCGCGTGGCCGAGCGAAGTGATTGCACCGCACCGGACGCGCTGGCAGCTGGCGGGGCGGCGCTGTGGAGCGACGTATGGACGGCATTGAGCGCGACGCAACTGTCGGAGGCCGCGGTGAGCGCCGCGGGGATCATGCGCTTCCGTCGCGAGCTTGCGCCGGGGAGTGGACTGCTGCGCACGGAATCGCGCCAGGTGCAACGCGGTGGGCAGGTCGCACCATTCGTCGCGGCCACCGCAGCCACGCTCGCTCGCGAGGGGTTCGTGCGCGAGACCGACGACGGCGGGCTGGAGCTGTTCGCCCCTGACGCCGCGACGGTCATGGCCAGCGATTTCATCCGGCAGCACTGCTTCGCGATCACCACCAGCGATTCGACCGCAAGCGCGCCGCACCTGGGGCTCCGCTTCTGGCCACGGCGCGACTTCACGGCGCGCGGCATCGCTGGCGTCTTCTGGCTCGACGCCGCGTCGCGCGAGCTGCGCGACATCACGTTCGGCTATCCGCGACTGACAGCCGTGGGAACCGCGTCGGACTCGCTCGGCGGGAGCGTCCGCTTCGCGCACGCTTCCGACGGCACCTGGTACGTGTCGCAGTGGCGCTTGCGCGTGCCGGTGATGCTCCAGTCGGGGCGCACGACCGATTGGCGCGGGCGCCCGATGGCGGGGGAGACGCACGACTCGCTGGTCGCCGTGTCGGAGGAGGGAGGGGTGGTGTTCGAGGACTCGTCAGGCACCCCACTCGCGCGCCTGCTCGGCGAGGTGATCGCCGCCGATGGGCGCGCGATTCCCTCGGCCGAGGTATCGCTGCTCGGGACGTCGCTGCGCACACGTACCGACGCCAACGGCGCCTTCGCCATCGCGCCCGTGATTCCAGGGCGCTATCGCCTGCGCGTGACGTCGCCGGGGACCGATACGGCCACGGCAGCCTTTCACCAGGTCGAGGTCCGCGTCGCCGAGCTGCCGGGCGCGCCGCTGCGACTCGCTATCCCCGACGCGCGCACGCAGGGTGCCGCCGTGTGCGCCGCTCGGCGCGGGCGCGACGCCGAGTCGCTGTCGCTGGTTGGGCTCGTGGTCGAGGGAGGACGAGCCGCCGCCCTCCGCGCCCTCGAGGCCCGGTGGATGGAGTACTCGACCGAGGGAGCCAACGGTGTGTTGCGCGGCCGCACGCTCGTGGCCGACTTCACGACCGACAGCCTGGGTGTCTTCCGCATCTGCGCCGTCCCGCCGCGTGCCTCGGTGTCGTTTCGCCGCGCCGGGGCCGGGGGGGACGACTGGTCGTGGCCGGTGACCCTGGGTGCCACGCTGTCCGTCTTGCAACTGACGGCCGACAGCGCGGGGCGCATCGCTGCGGTTGCGGGTGCGGCGCCGGCAAGCGTGACGATGGCACAGCAGCAGGTGGAGCGCGCCGCAGCGGTGCGCCTGACGGGGACGGTGCGCCTGGGCGACTCGAGCGCCGTGCCGCTCGCCGAGGTGGAGTTGCAGCTCGACGCCGACTCGTCGACGACGGTTCGCACGACTGCCGAAGGGAGCTTCGTCCTCGATGGCGTCGCGCGCGGGGTGCACGTGATCACGGCGCGCCGACTGGGCTTCGCGCCGCGGCGCACAGTCGTGGTGGTGGGGAGCGCCGCTCCACCGCCGCTCGACATCCGGCTCACGCGCGCGGCGCAGCGACTCTCCGCCGTGGTGGTGGAAGGACAGTCCGAGGCGATGGAGATTGCGGGAGGCGCGTTCGCCGCCAGGCGCACGGCGGGCTTTGGCGTCTTCCTCGGCCCTGAGGAGATGAACGCCCGGCGCGGACAGGGGTCGCTGACGAACGTGATCGTGGCCAAGGTCCCGGGGCTGGAGGTGGTCCCGCTCTATCGCGGGACGATGAGCGCCGGTTATGGCATTGCCACGCGACGCTTCCGTTCGCTAGGGAAAGGCCAGATGCAACCGTGCTTCGCGCAAGTCTTCATCGACGGGAGCCGCGCGAGCGGGATGCAGGGCGAGGCCTTCGACTTCGAGCAGCTTGGCACGCTCGACATCGCGGCAATCGAGGTGTATCGCGGCGCCTCGGAGACGCCCAACGAGTTCAACGGCCCCAGCGCCGCGTGCGGCACCGTGGTGATCTGGACGCGTCGGCGTTAG
- a CDS encoding alpha/beta fold hydrolase: protein MRHTPSAALHPLIASRSRRRSRRALAVLQLAVTAALAGCAPVHVAEQAPASGETVVLLHGLARSSGSMEHMARSLANAGYHVCNIDYPSREHDIATLARDYVAPRIAACAPADARVHFVTHSLGGIVVRQLAASGAMPRIGRVVMLGPPNRGSEVVDALGDWRLFRMLNGPAGRELGTADTATPRRLGAASFPVGVIAGTRSVNWILSLIIPGEDDGKVAVRNARLDGMRDFAVVSAAHPFLMNDAAAIAMTIRFLAFECFTCDASRPVPPARSP, encoded by the coding sequence ATGCGCCATACCCCAAGTGCCGCCCTGCACCCGCTCATCGCCTCGAGATCCAGGCGGCGGTCGCGGCGTGCGCTGGCGGTGTTGCAACTGGCGGTGACGGCGGCGCTCGCCGGCTGCGCCCCGGTGCACGTGGCCGAGCAGGCGCCGGCCTCGGGCGAGACCGTCGTGCTGTTGCATGGACTGGCGCGCAGCTCGGGGTCAATGGAGCACATGGCGCGCTCGCTGGCGAACGCCGGCTACCACGTATGCAACATCGATTATCCATCGCGCGAACACGACATCGCGACGCTCGCCCGCGACTACGTGGCCCCGCGCATCGCGGCGTGCGCACCGGCCGACGCGCGCGTGCACTTCGTCACGCACTCGCTGGGCGGAATCGTCGTGCGGCAGCTCGCGGCGAGCGGCGCGATGCCACGCATCGGGCGCGTGGTGATGCTCGGCCCCCCAAATCGCGGCAGCGAAGTGGTCGACGCGCTGGGGGATTGGCGCCTGTTTCGCATGCTCAATGGACCGGCCGGGCGCGAGTTGGGGACCGCCGACACGGCCACGCCACGGCGGCTCGGAGCGGCGAGCTTTCCGGTGGGCGTGATTGCCGGAACGCGCTCGGTGAACTGGATCCTGTCGCTCATCATCCCCGGTGAGGACGACGGCAAGGTCGCCGTGCGCAACGCGCGTCTCGATGGGATGCGCGACTTTGCGGTGGTCAGCGCCGCACACCCGTTCCTGATGAACGACGCGGCGGCGATCGCGATGACGATCCGTTTCCTGGCCTTCGAGTGCTTCACCTGCGACGCGTCACGTCCCGTCCCACCCGCGCGCTCGCCGTAG
- a CDS encoding DUF1697 domain-containing protein yields the protein MPRYVAFLRGVSPQNLSMSQLRAAMDHAGFGDVRTVLASGNVAFSTRAALEATLVRKVESALESTVGRSFRVILRPSEFLGALLDADPYATLDVPPGAKRVVTFLREPFTGRLRFPIERDGASILGMQDREVFTAYVAHPRGPVFMALIEQTFGTDVTTRTWDTVKKCAVA from the coding sequence ATGCCGCGCTACGTCGCCTTTCTCCGCGGGGTGAGCCCGCAGAACCTGTCGATGTCACAGCTGCGCGCCGCGATGGACCACGCGGGTTTCGGTGACGTTCGCACCGTCCTGGCCAGCGGCAACGTCGCCTTCAGCACGCGCGCGGCGCTCGAGGCAACGCTCGTGCGCAAGGTCGAGTCGGCGCTGGAGTCCACCGTCGGTCGCTCCTTCCGGGTCATCCTGCGTCCGTCGGAGTTCCTCGGCGCGCTGCTCGACGCCGATCCCTACGCCACGCTCGACGTACCGCCAGGTGCAAAGCGCGTGGTGACCTTCCTGCGGGAGCCGTTCACTGGCCGGCTCCGCTTCCCGATCGAGCGCGACGGGGCAAGCATTCTCGGCATGCAGGATCGCGAAGTGTTCACGGCGTATGTCGCGCACCCCAGGGGGCCGGTGTTCATGGCGCTCATCGAACAGACGTTCGGGACCGACGTCACGACGCGCACATGGGATACCGTGAAGAAGTGCGCCGTGGCATGA
- a CDS encoding sodium:solute symporter family protein → MTGAHLTTFYLVVGAYLALVCGIGLYNYRRASTEEGFLAAGRSLGPLLGGATLMANQVSAGATIGMVGFHYFSGISYAWTWPLTWIGWVVAALFVAPRIRRIAGLTLPDYFAERFESKAARAISAVFILVVYAMMLSAQYQAGGLLFGLVGGMPYQRAVLLVAGITTVYTVLGGMYSNAYVGLLKAVLLLGGYVLAVPFLLSHLGGLHAVGEAITSIDPRLSGNWFGWRQLLAISMAIGLGLAASPYEISAIYSMQSRRATRLAIGYSFFFQACVGIGVLLFGLSMRVTMPFLPQADLATPVLGMSVLPSAIGQLVLLAAVVTFTRTGGAILLTVASAVSHDIYAELLVPSASERAKVLASRVAVVTFSAIPVLLAFRQLSLVNFIVIWAAKLMVSFLFIPVVVGLNWRRATRAGAIASMLGGMVACLVWSRFGTPYWLGLDPAEAGVLVSALLMFGVSLWTPPPSPEVTERFFGGAGG, encoded by the coding sequence ATGACCGGCGCGCACCTCACCACGTTCTATCTCGTCGTCGGGGCGTACCTCGCCCTGGTGTGCGGGATCGGGTTGTACAACTACCGCCGCGCCTCGACCGAGGAGGGGTTCCTCGCGGCGGGCCGCTCGTTAGGGCCGCTGCTGGGCGGTGCCACGTTGATGGCCAACCAGGTGAGCGCGGGCGCCACGATCGGGATGGTGGGGTTCCACTACTTCTCGGGGATCAGCTACGCGTGGACGTGGCCGCTGACCTGGATCGGGTGGGTGGTGGCCGCGCTGTTCGTCGCCCCGCGCATCCGGCGCATCGCGGGGCTTACCCTGCCCGACTACTTCGCCGAGCGCTTCGAGAGCAAGGCGGCGCGCGCGATCTCGGCGGTCTTCATCCTCGTCGTGTACGCGATGATGCTCTCGGCGCAGTACCAGGCCGGCGGACTCCTGTTCGGGCTCGTTGGCGGAATGCCGTACCAGCGCGCCGTCCTCCTCGTGGCCGGGATCACGACGGTCTACACCGTGCTGGGCGGGATGTACAGCAATGCGTATGTAGGGTTGCTCAAAGCAGTGTTGCTGCTGGGCGGGTACGTGCTCGCGGTCCCCTTCCTCCTGTCGCATCTGGGTGGCCTGCACGCCGTTGGTGAGGCCATCACGTCGATCGATCCGCGACTGAGCGGCAACTGGTTCGGGTGGCGGCAGCTCCTGGCGATCTCCATGGCGATCGGGCTCGGGCTTGCCGCATCGCCGTACGAGATCTCGGCCATCTACTCCATGCAGAGCCGGCGCGCGACGCGGCTGGCGATCGGTTACTCGTTCTTCTTCCAGGCGTGCGTGGGGATCGGCGTCCTCCTGTTCGGGCTGTCGATGCGAGTGACGATGCCCTTCCTGCCGCAAGCCGACCTGGCGACGCCGGTGCTGGGGATGAGCGTCCTGCCGTCGGCCATCGGGCAGCTCGTGCTGCTGGCGGCGGTCGTGACATTCACGCGCACCGGCGGCGCGATCCTCCTCACGGTGGCATCCGCGGTCTCGCACGACATCTACGCCGAGCTGCTCGTCCCCAGCGCGAGCGAACGGGCGAAGGTGCTGGCGAGCCGCGTGGCCGTGGTCACGTTCAGCGCAATCCCCGTGCTGCTCGCCTTCCGGCAGCTCTCCCTGGTGAACTTCATCGTCATCTGGGCGGCGAAGCTGATGGTGTCGTTCCTCTTCATCCCGGTCGTCGTGGGACTCAACTGGCGCCGTGCCACGCGCGCCGGGGCGATCGCGTCGATGCTGGGCGGGATGGTGGCGTGCCTGGTCTGGTCGCGCTTCGGCACGCCGTACTGGCTGGGGCTCGACCCGGCCGAAGCGGGGGTGTTGGTGAGTGCGCTGTTGATGTTTGGAGTGAGCCTGTGGACGCCCCCGCCGTCGCCAGAGGTGACGGAACGATTCTTCGGGGGCGCAGGGGGATGA